One Pogoniulus pusillus isolate bPogPus1 chromosome 13, bPogPus1.pri, whole genome shotgun sequence genomic window, AACTGGTAGATGCTGGATGTTTCAAGTTTGGGAGACAAGATCCAGACTTTCTGCTACTATTTATCCTCAGTGCTAAAGAAGGTTTCTTCATGTACTCGTCCAATACTAACGTGGTAACTGGTGCCAAAGGTATGACAGCAGTGGAGCAAGATGCAAAGGGTTATTTATGCAGAGCCACATTAAACAGCATCTAGGTATGAGATGTGAGCAGCACTGACTGCCATTGCTGTGTCCCAAGGAAAACCACAGTCATCTGGAAGCTGATGAACACGTTCAAAGGTTCTTGTCACATCCTCACCTTGAATAAGGCACAGGATGTTAAGATAAAGCTTAAGCTTTTGTAAGATTTCCTGGCAGCGTTCATATCCCTGTCTCCTAAGCAGGTATGATTACTGAACTAGACAAAGAGTTAATTGTACTGTATGCTGCATAATCTAGTCTGTGAGGCTGCTATGGCGCCACAACCTGCAGCCTGATTAGTGCATATGTATAGCCCAGTCTGCATCCACTGATTACTGTACTCAGAGCAAGAGCCATGCAAGAGCTTGGCTCACTGAATGGCTTAGGAGgccactgctgactgcagctttTGCCAGGACCACTCAAACCACAACTCCAGCAGTTGGCAACCATTCCATAATGTGTTTTTTGCTGTCTGAAAGAAAGCTGGAGGGTATCTAGTATCTGTAGCTTCTTATTCTTCACTTGGATAatttcactgattttttttaagagcaAGAGAAAGCACATAGCAGAAAACTGAGAGCCAAACTCTTACACAAACCACTAGCTTCCGGTTCTTGATGAAGCTCCTTCAGTCCAGGAGCATCAAGGCAGTCAGATTCTGGTGAGGATCATCAGCAAAATGTTACCCAATTGCAAATGATGCAATTATTTCATGAATCCTCTAAACTGTGCAGGCAGAATCAGTGAAACAGAAGTGGCTGCCAGTGGCTAAACCATAAAAACCAGACTGAGAACAAGGAATGCAGAACCAGTGCTCCAAATACAGTCCGAGCATAGCATCAAAGTGAGACAAACAGCTGTTGAGGATTGGTATTAAGCAAAGGAAAAGTGAAAGGACTTACTAAAAATCAACACAAAACTCCCTCTACGGAGTAATAACTCCTCTATTAAACAGCAGAATTGTACAGAGCTATTAAGTTTTCTGcaacagaaaagagaagggaagcaggtCAGCTGCCAGTCACTGAACTGGGCTGAAGCAGGAGTCCTAGAAGCTTGCTCTTGGTGCTGCTCTTGCAGTCTGCTAGTGGCGGTACCAGGGAGCTAGGGAAAGCAAGGCAGCAGGGAAAAGGGGTCCTGTTGTGGCAGTGATCTGTGCTGCTCTAGGGCAGTATCTTTGTACTGATACCGCTCATGGTCTGCTGCCTGTGAGACCAGAatcagcagctgctgtaaaGACAAAACTTGTCTCAGAGAGCCAGGGTTTATGTTACCTTTATGGGATCATCTGAATCTACACACTGATCCTAGAATCCAGctgctgaaggtgttcaagcatgCCATAAGGAATGGTGGGATTCCACATCCTGTAAGGACAAATTCAGAAAGGAAAGGTTTTAAGAACCATAATTTGCTTCAAGGTTTTTTTGGTGCACTCGGTATGTTTGcattttgtggtttgggttgtgttggttttggttaAGTTCCTTTCCCTTTTGATTATAATTTTAGAAGAGCATTTAAGCTCTGCAACAAATGAAAATGCATTTCATTTACAGGAAAGCATTTCATTCTTCCATAACCTGGCTGATTGGTTGTAGTACACACTACAGTCCTGTTTCCATAACCGTTCTTTAACTTTCTGTCAAACTCCCTTCCCCTGAATGTGTCCCAGCAGCTTCAGTCTATTTAACCTCTAATGTTGGCTGCTCATTGTCTGTCAAATACAAATTCTGCAGCACAGAGTAGGTCAGGCACTCTGGGAGCACAGAAGGGACGCTCACTCTGCTTACAGCTCACACCAAGGTTGCTTGCCCAGGACAGTTGGGAATTAACGTCACTGAAATGAGAGACAATATTTTTAACATTTCTGTGACTGCTTTTGTATTTTGATGATGTCTTTTTTTGTGTGCCTCTTAAAAAGCTGACAAACACAGAACACAGCTTTAGCATGAATTCTAACCCAGTTTACAGAATGAGGATACAGCAGACAGCATCATCAAGAGACTTACACCAAGTTCTTTATATGGGGACATTTTCGTAAACTGTCAGTCAGCTGCTGAGCTCCAACACCAGTTATTTTGTTATACTGAACACTGAGGGAGAAAAAACAACTTTGTTAACCCAGATCCCATCATGTAGTGGTGTAATCAGGCATTTatttgaaaattaaaaaaaataccatTCAAGCTTATTTGcagttgggggaaaaaagaaggaaaaaaaaaaaaagaaacaagtagACCTTTGATTAAAAGTAGTAaaacacttcatagaatcatagaatcacagaagcatagaatgtcaggggctggaagtgacctcaaaagatcatctggtccagcccccctgccagagcaggatcacctagagcagatcacactggaatgcagaCAGAAGGTTCCTgactgtctccagagaagaagactccacaaactccctgggtaGCTGattccactgctctgtcaccctcacaatgaaaaaaatcttcctcaggttcacaatgaacctcctatgcctcgacttccacccattgccctttgtcctgtcactgggcatcaccaagaagaggctggcttcACCCTCCTGGCATTTGCCctgtacatatttataaacatgaatgggtcaccccttagtctcctcctctccaagctaaaaggccccagctccctcagtcactcctcgtAAGGAgaatgttcaacttccttaatcatttttgtagctctgtgctggactctctcaagcagctccctgactTCAAAGGTCAAATAGGAATTTCAGTTAGATCATCTGAGGGAGTCCTTATTCTGTGTACCTGAGGTCCTTCTCCAACTCTCCATGACCTCATACTCCCACCTTAAGActaatttttcattttttatGTTGAACCTTGATCCTTTTTGACCACTGACCACTTGGACTCTGCATAAGCACGTTTTCCATGTGAAATTTCCCTGAAATTTTCTTCCTCCATTTCTGTCTCCTCTACCCTGAGCATAGAAGATTGAAATGTTAAGTATGCAAGCAAGTACACTTTCCTGGGCCATCTCAGAAGATTTCATACTCACTCCAGCACTCTTAAAGATGCCATCTCAGGGAGAACTTTTGCAAGATTTTCTGCTCCAAAATCACAAATGCTATTATTGTATAAGCTGCAGAAAACCAAAGCAGTATAGTCACAACTAAATAATGGATCATGTAAACAGATTATATATTAGATGAAGCAATTTCAGATATGGCCAGCACATCATAACTTCAATTTATCCTTATGCTGTTAAAATGTAAAACTCAGTTTTGTATTTTCTGTGTCAAGTGAGACAAATGACCGCATCTCTTCTTCAGATAGCACAGCGACAGCAAAAATAGGTCTAGATTCTTAATGATTAATGAGAACATTTCCAGGTGAGCAAATTATTCCCAAATTGCACATCATGGCTCCTTATATTCCCTCCTGAGATACTTCATTCAGACATTTTAATGAAGTAGAACTGACCACTGGTCCCACATCAGCAAACGCACACCACCTTGTTGCTGGCTTAGGGCTTAGGCCTGTGCTTAGCAAGCTTCCCATTAAGCTTGCAGTAGGTCATGCCCCTGTGTGCACATTTGTACAGGGTGTTATTCAGAAGTGAGTATTATGGATTGGACTGGAAAATCATTCCAGTGCTCATTCTATTTGTGAGATATCTTCTGTATGTCTACACTAGGTCATatatttctctcttctttcctctaaAGGCTTTATGCAAGAATAAGTACAAAACTTGGCTGCTGGACAGGGTACATATTTGTTCCGTGTTCAGTAATTTTTAGCAGACACAGCAAAATATGCTGCATAAAGCAGTTGAAGAAAAGACAACTAGTTACCTTAGTGTCTTTAATGAAGACAAGGAAGGAAGAGCTGTAGCTAGTTTCTCTGCTCCCACATCTGTTATCTTGTTCTGTGATAAGCTACAATAAGTGAGATTGCTTTGTTAGTTGAGCAGGTTTATTCAAATTTACTACAATGTGGGGAAAATTAATTTTCAATGTGTATTTTAATATAATTTGGATGGTCTGTTCTGACCAAATGCAGGAAAAAGACAAATTATGGCCCTCCTGGGAAACAAGGAATTGCCATAAATTAATCCATTTCTCTCATGACTGTACAAACTAAGTATGTCCATAGACTCACTAATCTTCTATGCCCACGGGTTAGTTGTGCCCATGATTGTTAAGATACAGTCCCCTAATGCTCCAAGTTCAATTTATTAATTTTCAAAATTTCCCAGAACTGTTAACCTTGCACTTACTTTAATGTTTCCAGtgatgtcagggttggaaagacTTCTGATAGACTCTTTGCTCCCTCATCTCCTATGCCATTTTCACTGAGTGCATCAAGGCTAGGTGACAAGAAGGACAGAATTAGCTTGTGTGCAGCTTGTTCACCTCAAGGATTACTCTATCTGTCTGACAAATTCCTTCTCTGCAGTAGCCTCAATCAGCAAGAAGTATCACACGTTACAGCTTTCTAATAAGCAGATTTCTGTTTCCTGAACTTACAGCCTAGAATTAGGTTTTTCTACTCATTGAATGGCTTGACCCATTTTCTTTGATATGCAAGATTATTAAAATGGTTATGAAATAGCAATGTTCCAGCTAGGCTGAAATGAGATTTCCTGTGCAGAACTGATGAAATCCCAACAGATGCTGCAAATCCCTGCCTAAATGGCTCCTTCTCCGGATAGGGTGTATTAGAGAGTAACTTTTCTTCATTCAAGAATCTAGATGAAAAGAGTTCTATGTAGTCATAATTTTAGGTACTGGATCTCTTCCTAATCTGACATAATGATGAGTTGTGTTGGACTCATTCCAACTTTAGAGCTTTATTGTTTCCCCCAAATGTCATGAGAAGGCCAGATACAATACAGACAAATGGCCCGTGGGTTGAACCAGTGAAGGCTAAGACCCTCTCTAACCCAGTAAGTAATCTTCCCACAGAGGTGATGGCATGATATTTGCTATTATTGCCACATTTGTTTCTAGTGTAATGAAGATTAAAATTCAGAGACAGCTGGTTTGTCATGGATACAAGAGAATAAGTGGAGTTCTTAAAACTCTAATACTGCTTCTCATAAAAGAAGGGACAAAAACTGTGAAAATAGGTGAGCAGAACAAAACCAGATACTGGCTGagcatgacttttttttttttgtcttttgtatTAATCAAATCTACAAAGCTCAATCTCTTGTAACTTCTACTGAAAGTTCAAGATGTTCACTAACATCAGAAGGTGCACAGCACTGGCAAATACTGGTGTTAATCCCTAAGCTTAGCAGTGTTTCTGCTGAGGAGGGAGCCCGTTCTCTCTTGGGGCAGACCCAACTGAGTTGCTCAGAAATCTCACCACAAAGGCTGCTGAGGCTCAGGAATGTTAGGGAGCTTGAATGAAGTAATCCACAGGCAGTGTTGGTCGGTGCCCTGGCAGGAACGGTGAGCACCTGATTGAGCTCTAAACCTTTCCCACAAACTTTTAACTGCTGAGGAACATGAAAAGTGACTGAAGGGGTACTGAATAAACCTCTACCAAGTGTAGTAAGGGAGGATGAAGACTACTAGCTTTTAGTCTCCGTTACACTCTCTGAATGTTTTTATTGCTCAGTTTGTTCATCAAAGCAAGCAGTCTTGCTGGCAGATGCAATGTTTCCGGGGTAAATAAGCTCCCTGCACCATCAAGGACTGCTGAGGAAGCAAAGTTAATCTTCAGCATTACTCACTCTAAATGCTGAAGTGATGGAAATGCTGCAAGGATTTCCACAAGTTTTAGGAATCCTTGATGGCCACATACTGGACCTAGCctggaagaaaacaaatgtAGACATGTAGCATTTTTTTTCACATGCTCAGAAACATCAAAATTTAGGAATTTTAAAGTTCTAAACTGGGCCAGGTGTGAAGAACAGGAGAAAACTGAAGAACCTGATAAGAGCACTGCTCAAACTAATTCACATGCTATGGCAGGATATTTGAAACAGCCTTGGAAGTCCCTTAGGGTttgtggggaaagaaaaaatatccCAGACAGCTAGATCACAATACAAATATTTTATAGCCTGTGGTATAGGATCTACATCTGGTAATAAGGAGTTAAACTGTAGTAAAATCAAACTAAATTGATTGAAACATGTTAGTCTGTGTCTCTGCAGGAGCTAGAATTTTTTGCAGTTTTGGCCATAATTTAATAAATCCAGCTAAGAAAAGCAAGATAGCAATAAAGAGGATTTACTTAATGCTTTACCAAAACCTAAGTACACATCAGTTCAATGACTGTTGCAAATAGCCACAACTTTTCTCAGTCTTAAATGCAATCATGTGTCAATCAACAGAGAGCTTCATCACTTACGCAAATTCTAGTTTTCTGAGGTTTTTGATAGCAGGAATTTCATAGCTGCTGCAACCAGATGCATCTTGCACACTAAAATAAATCACAGGAGAACCAGAGTGTGATGAACATTTTAGCAATGAAAACAgttctttaaaaataatttaggaggaagttcttcatagagggagtgatttgccattggaatgggctgcccagggaggtggtggagtcaccgtccctggaggtgttcaagaaaagactggatgaggcacttagtgccatggtctagttgactggatagggctgggtgataggttggactggatgatcttggaggtctcttccaacctggttgattctatgattctgtgaatttcttAATAAATGTTTCCAGGGAATAAACCACTGCTGCATTAACAGAGGGACCAGGAAAATTCAGAGTAACTTCTGTTCCAATCTTGCTTCATTAGATTAATTTCAGTCTGATAATTGACTTTCATAGTGCAGTTGTTTGCTCTGTTTTCCACTAAAACTTAAAAagatatgattctatatcaggTATTTGCTGTCAAATGTGAAACTTATTTTATGTATATTTTAATCAAAATACTTTGCCCATGTTAAAATTTAAATCACCATTTTTATTTTAGAAACCCAATCAAAATATATAAGCATGCTTTTAATGGCtaccagtcccctaatcatatCATGGGCAGGCATGAAAAACTGGGTGTATAAATCACGTAACACAAGCTTTTATCTCCTGAGCTAAAGGACTGACTCAGGTCATTTGTAACAGGTGTAAAACAAGACCTTCTGTACGGCCTGTGTGCtacagggagggaaaaaatcaATTAGCCTAAGTTCTGTAAGTGAAACCAATGGGAAGCTAGCATATTCAgagattaaaaagaaatgtggagaggaaaaaaaggtcaTGTGGCTTTTAACACTGGCGGTTTTAATATTCTACATGGTACTGTCATTGCTCCTCCCTACTCTGACAACCACCACGTGTCAGGGCAGAACACCCTGTGACAATATAAGAGCTTGCACTGCCTTAGTTAATTCTTTGGACAGGCAGAGGACTCCATTCTGTTAAGACGGCTTTTGATAATAAGTGAACCTACCAGTTGATCACTGTCTCCTGCATCTCTACAAGTTCTGAAAGGTCACTGATGTCCTTCATTGTCTTTGCCTTAAAGGGATCAAGGACAAATTTCTCTGTTGATGCTCTCAGCATTTCGTAGTCTTTTGTCTGCTTTAAAGAGTTCCAGAGCCTGACTGTATCGCTGAGGGAGGCCCTGTGAAGtgacaaaacacagaaaatcaACAGATGTGACTGCTGTTATTGCATGTAAGTGTCATGCGGTCCTATGAATGGCATTACTGCTTACAGAGAATGACCAACCTGAACGATGCCACATTCTTTAGGCCAACCAAGTCTTTTAGCCCTTGCATGTCGATGCTGCTGTTTTGCAGATCCAAGGAAAACTCTTTTCTTGAGCTTTTCAAAACAAAGTGCAGTACATGGACATCAGGTGGGGTAAGAACTACACCCAAAAAAGACAGCTCTGGCTTGAGCCTTAAGGCCACATGCTGCAAAAGATAATTGCTCTGTGTTTCATAAACACAGTGTAAAAGCTCAAGTAAACTCTCTGGACAGAGCCTGTTGATCTGCAGCCTTCTAGCATAGTTCAAGaatattttctgtttcttgGTTGAATGTTTTACACCCTTTTTTGAGAAGGAGCAAAAGCTGGGGTCATCCTGGAGGAACAACAACCCAGCCAAAAATCGAGGCACTAGATCTAAACAGTTAtgagtttttttcttcttggatGAAAAGGAAAGGTACTTTGTTATACTTTCATCTTTGATGTCTTCTGCTAACATAATGTGAAGTGCAACCAAGAAATTCTGAATGACAAAATCAGAGAATGTGCTCCCGAATTCCTCTTCTTCACTATTAGAACGCTGGGGAAAGGTAAATGGCAGGAAAAATCCATATTTCAGAGCAAACTCTTTAACTTCCTTAGAAGGAAGATCAGTTTTCATGACACTTTGGTGCTTTTCTTCCAGATCCCAGGCTACACGGGCTAGTGCAGCTAGACTCTCTTGATTTTGCGCAGCTGTAACATCTGTTTGCACAGGTATGATCTTTTGCTGAACAAACTTCAGGAAGACTGTAGTAAGAGTTGAAGGAAGGCTTTGGTTTCCCATTTCAAGTACTTTCTCacagagcaaacaaacaaatctacACATAACAGGGCTGTAACAATGACTGAACAAGTACTCAGATTCTTTGATTAATTTCAGTGCTTTACTGCTGTAGGGCAAGCCTTGGAAGTATTTGGTTATGAACAGTTCTCTCTGCTGAGGGGAAAACCCCACTATTTCAATAGTCTTATCCACTTTGGACACACATTGGTACACCTTGTCTTTCGGTCTTGCTGTAAGTAATAAAGTACAGCCACGAAGTATCTTTTTTTGGATGAGTCCTGAAAGCAGCTCCTTTATACTGCAGAAGTCTTTTTCAGGCTGGCTGCCTGAGCAACGAGAAAAAATCTCATGATCATGTAACTCTTCAAAGCCATCAAAAACCAGAAGGACTTTATCAGGATTTTGCAATATATACTCAAAGATCTCTTTGCTTCCCTCTTGAGGTTTTACAAAAAAACCAAGAAGGAGATCCTTTAGGCTGTATAGCTTCTCAGGCAAGCTTAGTTGTTTGCAGTCAAACCAAAATACAAATTTAAATTGAGAAAACTCTCCATTGGACCAGTCCTGGCAGATCTTCTGAATAAGAATGCTTTTGCCCATTCCTGCTTTTCCCAGCACCACAATCACTTCAGTGTCTAAGTCTTTACCTCCTGGGATTTGAAATAGTTGGCTTCTTTTAAGGActgccctttccttcccttgcaAACTACAAGTTACCAGATCCTTTTCCATTGCTTTTACACTATTCTTCCCAGTCTTGGTTTCAGTTTGGCTTTGAACAAGTGTTCCATCAATGAACAGATGATTAAGAGTTACTTCATGCTCCATGGCCACAGATTTGCACACATCTCGGAAGTAATCCATAAGTGATGTACAGAAAGCTTCCACTGGCtctagggaaaagaaaagcacaCACTGAAGAAACTAGTCCACAAATTACAACATTGTCTCATGGATTGTAATATGGTCAAAACACATCAGTTCCCATAATGCAGATAGGTCTGGATTATCCCACACAACTGTAGCTAGGAGTGCAGGCACAACAGCCACTTTAAGACCTATGAACTAAACACTGTTGGAGTACCAAAGCACATGATTAGAACAGCTACGTACACTGCCCTAAGTAGGTATTACAGCTACATCTAAAGGTAGGGAATTCTAACATCTTAAAACGGGAATTGTGCTTAGACAGTTGGAGCAGCTTCATGAATTGCTGAATGACAATTCCTAAAGTAGCTTTTCTGTAAGGGGAGAGATAGAAAAAGTAGCCCAAAACCCCTGGAATTTTTAAGTTTAAGAGATCTAAACTCACTCGGTTTTTTGAAGGGTACTTCAAGAGAAATTACAGGAGCAGGAGCTCGGACTTCTTTGAACAGGTCTAAACCTGGAGAAATAAAACAACTTACTTGAGGAAGACACTCAGACAATGACTGATTCAAATGTTTTAACAAGACTAATGACCATTTTCAAGTTCATTGCGATATATATTATGTACtatccagagaaagagacattATTTTTATCttacaaagaaaaggaaaaatatccTCACACAAGTAGAATTCAGCTAATGTGAACTGATGCAGGCAGCGTGACACCAGGCAAGATGACTGCTGTATGCACTATATGACCTATCATAACAAGGTGACATCCATTGTTCTCATATGTCACTGGTTTGCATAAATTCACAGCCACATATAACACATCTTTATGCTAACAAAACTAATAGCTTCCTTTTGTTATTCTACACCTCCTACCCAAACGTTAAGGATGAAAGTCAGGGAGAAGTGCTTATTAGTAACAGAATTTACCCCTCACTCTTCCTGACAAACTACTGTTGCTGGCCAATTTTCTCTCATTTTGTCTGACTGTTTTCAAACTACTGCAGACTTTTGCCCTTGGTCAGATGAGCAGTATCTGACATACATAAAGAAATTGGGAATTTTTCAGAGAGAGCATATTTCTGCAGACTGCTAATGACAGAACTTTGGGTAGGACTATCAGTTTTGACAAAACTTTGGGTAGGAAAAGCTTTGCAGGTATAGGACAGAATTAAAATTGTCTGTAACAACCCCAACATCACTAACAGCCTCATGGTAGCAACAACCCACAGAGAGGTGGAAGAAACTTGAAACAAACCAGGTCTATCTCCCAAGATTTGAACAAATATAACTATTATCATAAGATTTGGTTTATCTTGATGTAGAATGTGGTTTAAAAAACCACACATCTTCAAGTTTCAGCGATCTGGAAATCAATTCCTATTCTGCATGCCAGCAACAAATGGAATAGGTAGAGTTCAGAGTTTCTTCTAGCAGGAAGGCACCCCCAGACTTCTAATAAGCAAGTTGTTTTTCCATTGACAGAATACATTTAATATTTAGTTCTCCTTATAGAAGAACATCAATTGAAGAGGTTAAATCAATAGGGGACATGCTGGTTTTCAGGCAAGGGTCTGGCTTTGGCCTACTGTTTATGTTATTAAATAAAACTAACCAGATGGAAACCTAAGAAAAGCTGCAAGGTGGCATTAAGATGGGAAGCAGCATTGGTCAAATCAATCAGCTGTTAATATTTTTAAAAGGGAAATAGAGTGGCTTGGTAGTTTAAGTGCAGTTTTTCTGCTGCATGTGGAATTCTGAAGTTTCTGACAT contains:
- the CIITA gene encoding MHC class II transactivator, giving the protein MNSASTPESGYLDLLHSDVDPFHLYTLFDLKSSGNEESDFPADPEVDASNCDQFNNMDFLCTMENGENGDESYLCSNTVEAYARIAELAEYVLKDHQEKQVEDAFAGNLILDEMAAENTEKFTDTKMQNCQKRTFLASAESCSGASEPKYRKTVEVPEVSAGNGSFLAMPLSSHTTSSTSLTSHHMSFFAPATKALERSFVFPGMYVPIIPDCLLVGMKGNQENTSFAGPPQQILNMVLGNGTSDVIIYPVLTSTKTLISPSFPVSLYGLDLFKEVRAPAPVISLEVPFKKPKPVEAFCTSLMDYFRDVCKSVAMEHEVTLNHLFIDGTLVQSQTETKTGKNSVKAMEKDLVTCSLQGKERAVLKRSQLFQIPGGKDLDTEVIVVLGKAGMGKSILIQKICQDWSNGEFSQFKFVFWFDCKQLSLPEKLYSLKDLLLGFFVKPQEGSKEIFEYILQNPDKVLLVFDGFEELHDHEIFSRCSGSQPEKDFCSIKELLSGLIQKKILRGCTLLLTARPKDKVYQCVSKVDKTIEIVGFSPQQRELFITKYFQGLPYSSKALKLIKESEYLFSHCYSPVMCRFVCLLCEKVLEMGNQSLPSTLTTVFLKFVQQKIIPVQTDVTAAQNQESLAALARVAWDLEEKHQSVMKTDLPSKEVKEFALKYGFFLPFTFPQRSNSEEEEFGSTFSDFVIQNFLVALHIMLAEDIKDESITKYLSFSSKKKKTHNCLDLVPRFLAGLLFLQDDPSFCSFSKKGVKHSTKKQKIFLNYARRLQINRLCPESLLELLHCVYETQSNYLLQHVALRLKPELSFLGVVLTPPDVHVLHFVLKSSRKEFSLDLQNSSIDMQGLKDLVGLKNVASFRASLSDTVRLWNSLKQTKDYEMLRASTEKFVLDPFKAKTMKDISDLSELVEMQETVINCVQDASGCSSYEIPAIKNLRKLEFALGPVCGHQGFLKLVEILAAFPSLQHLDLDALSENGIGDEGAKSLSEVFPTLTSLETLNLSQNKITDVGAEKLATALPSLSSLKTLSLYNNSICDFGAENLAKVLPEMASLRVLDVQYNKITGVGAQQLTDSLRKCPHIKNLVMWNPTIPYGMLEHLQQLDSRISV